A window of the Falco biarmicus isolate bFalBia1 chromosome 10, bFalBia1.pri, whole genome shotgun sequence genome harbors these coding sequences:
- the SMIM38 gene encoding small integral membrane protein 38 — protein sequence MESVLLMFLLVVIILIRFVLWSCLSAYIDYKLAQRFPDTRKEH from the coding sequence ATGGAATCAGTCCTTTTGATGTTTTTACTGGTGGTAATTATATTAATACGATTTGTTTTGTGGTCCTGTCTTAGTGCTTATATAGATTATAAACTGGCTCAAAGGTTTCCTGACACAAGAAAGGAGCACTAA